One stretch of Streptomyces hygroscopicus DNA includes these proteins:
- a CDS encoding protease yields MDEPKAPKPKPKWWSRPVAARPGDQSSDTAEGAEERTEAAAAQAPPEPVEPVEPVEPVDALMEGRVPEEPAPRPLHEPDPYSTPPYGGPGPWAPAPPVQHPVATPAQGTHVPPGMAQAPPPAPGMAQAPPQTPPPAPGTPQAPPPAPGMTPPHGTTLPPAAGPVPGQSAPAPMPPHPGMTPPHGTQLPVGPADPHRPAPMAQPAPTAQWRGYDPWTVVPPPAAPKTPKTVSRRGAWIAVLLIALVAGCVGGGIGAYAERDNASGGVDVKLPQAPVEKEARAPGSVAGIAASSLPGVVTIHVRGSSEEGTGTGFVLDKQGHILTNNHVVQPAGADGDISVTFNSGQDAKAEIIGRDTGYDLAVVKVDRVSGLTPLPLGNSDSVRVGDPVVAIGAPFDLAGTVTSGIISAKERPITAGGEKEDGSDVSYVDALQTDAPINPGNSGGPLVDRKGRVIGINSAIRAADDGSGLGGGQGGSIGLGFAIPINQGKRVAEELINTGKAAHPVIGVTLDMGYTGDGARVNTKGAGSGPPVTSGGPGDKAGIKAGDVITEVDGVPVHSGQELIVKIRSHRPGDRLALTVKRGGKKRTAELTLGSASSG; encoded by the coding sequence ATGGACGAGCCGAAGGCTCCCAAGCCGAAGCCGAAGTGGTGGAGCCGCCCGGTCGCCGCACGGCCCGGCGACCAGTCGAGCGACACGGCGGAGGGCGCCGAGGAGCGTACGGAGGCTGCCGCCGCGCAGGCGCCGCCGGAGCCGGTGGAGCCGGTGGAGCCGGTGGAGCCGGTGGACGCGCTCATGGAGGGCCGCGTGCCCGAGGAGCCGGCGCCCCGGCCGTTGCACGAGCCCGACCCGTACAGCACCCCGCCCTACGGCGGCCCCGGGCCCTGGGCCCCGGCCCCGCCCGTCCAGCACCCGGTGGCGACCCCCGCGCAGGGCACGCATGTCCCGCCCGGTATGGCCCAGGCGCCGCCCCCGGCCCCCGGTATGGCCCAGGCACCGCCTCAGACGCCGCCCCCGGCCCCCGGGACGCCCCAGGCACCGCCCCCGGCCCCCGGGATGACCCCGCCCCACGGCACCACCCTGCCGCCCGCCGCGGGCCCCGTACCGGGGCAGAGCGCGCCCGCGCCCATGCCGCCGCACCCCGGGATGACCCCGCCGCACGGCACACAGCTCCCTGTGGGGCCCGCGGATCCCCACCGGCCCGCCCCGATGGCGCAGCCCGCCCCGACCGCCCAGTGGCGCGGCTACGACCCCTGGACCGTGGTCCCGCCGCCCGCCGCGCCCAAGACGCCGAAGACGGTCTCCCGCCGCGGCGCCTGGATCGCCGTGCTGCTGATCGCCCTGGTCGCGGGGTGCGTCGGCGGCGGCATCGGCGCGTACGCGGAGCGGGACAACGCCTCCGGCGGCGTCGATGTGAAGCTGCCGCAGGCCCCGGTCGAGAAGGAGGCCAGGGCCCCGGGCAGTGTCGCCGGGATCGCCGCCAGCTCGCTGCCCGGCGTGGTGACCATCCATGTGCGCGGCAGCTCGGAGGAGGGCACCGGCACCGGCTTCGTCCTCGACAAGCAGGGCCACATCCTCACCAACAACCATGTCGTCCAGCCCGCCGGCGCGGACGGCGACATATCGGTGACGTTCAACAGCGGCCAGGACGCCAAGGCCGAGATCATCGGCCGCGACACCGGCTATGACCTGGCGGTCGTCAAGGTCGACCGCGTCTCCGGGCTCACCCCGCTGCCGCTGGGCAACTCCGACTCCGTGCGCGTCGGCGACCCCGTCGTGGCCATCGGCGCCCCCTTCGACCTGGCGGGCACCGTCACCTCCGGGATCATCAGCGCCAAGGAGCGTCCCATCACCGCGGGCGGCGAGAAGGAGGACGGCAGCGACGTCAGCTATGTCGACGCGCTGCAGACCGACGCGCCGATCAACCCGGGCAACTCCGGCGGCCCTCTGGTCGACCGCAAGGGGCGGGTCATCGGGATCAACAGCGCGATCCGGGCGGCCGACGACGGCTCGGGCCTCGGCGGCGGCCAGGGCGGCAGCATCGGCCTGGGCTTCGCCATCCCGATCAACCAGGGCAAGCGGGTCGCCGAGGAGCTGATCAACACCGGGAAGGCCGCCCATCCGGTGATCGGCGTGACCCTCGACATGGGCTACACGGGCGACGGCGCCCGGGTGAACACCAAGGGCGCCGGCAGCGGCCCGCCGGTCACTTCCGGCGGCCCCGGCGACAAGGCGGGGATCAAGGCCGGTGACGTGATCACGGAGGTGGACGGCGTCCCGGTGCACAGCGGACAGGAGCTGATCGTGAAGATCCGCAGCCACCGCCCCGGCGACCGGCTCGCGCTCACCGTCAAGCGCGGCGGTAAGAAGCGCACCGCGGAGCTGACCCTGGGTTCGGCGAGCAGCGGCTGA
- a CDS encoding membrane protein, with amino-acid sequence MTRSGGPSPAEQHLGDRLAALVDGELGHDARERVLAHLATCCKCKAEADAQRRLKNVFAQTAPPAPSEGFLARLQGLPAASDDGMGGSPFGGPSVFGPREMRGAPRDVRERRDVREPEERRERAFAFVPAMPPGTAIAPAASARASRQRGFRIHEVERPAARRRFAFAAAGAVSLAAFALGAALPLDAAVDPPGSSVDGADTAVAPVDADAAVSTGVRERTRQEVGLLATTGTRTGTPSPTATPHPPALRQPVGAALNPLIQPILSVTELLRTSNSTPPAPAPTQLEVPSRPTSGGSPYLGVSAPPK; translated from the coding sequence GTGACCCGATCAGGCGGTCCGTCCCCCGCCGAGCAGCATCTCGGCGACCGCCTTGCGGCTCTGGTCGACGGTGAGCTGGGGCATGACGCGCGTGAGCGCGTCCTCGCCCATCTCGCCACCTGCTGCAAGTGCAAGGCGGAAGCCGATGCTCAGCGTCGGCTGAAAAACGTGTTCGCCCAGACGGCGCCCCCGGCACCGTCCGAGGGCTTTCTGGCGCGTCTGCAGGGCCTGCCGGCCGCGAGTGACGACGGAATGGGCGGCTCCCCCTTCGGGGGCCCGAGCGTCTTCGGCCCGCGCGAGATGCGCGGCGCCCCACGGGACGTCCGTGAGCGGCGCGACGTCCGGGAGCCGGAGGAGAGACGGGAGCGGGCGTTCGCCTTCGTGCCCGCGATGCCCCCGGGCACCGCGATCGCACCGGCGGCATCGGCTCGTGCCTCACGCCAGCGCGGCTTCAGGATCCATGAGGTCGAGCGCCCCGCCGCGCGCCGCAGGTTCGCCTTCGCGGCGGCCGGAGCGGTGTCGCTGGCGGCCTTCGCGCTCGGCGCGGCCCTTCCGCTGGACGCGGCGGTCGACCCCCCGGGAAGTTCGGTCGACGGTGCCGACACCGCGGTCGCCCCGGTCGACGCCGACGCCGCCGTGAGCACGGGCGTCCGGGAGCGGACCCGCCAGGAGGTGGGGCTGTTGGCCACCACGGGCACCCGGACGGGCACCCCGTCCCCGACGGCCACCCCGCATCCACCGGCCCTGCGCCAGCCCGTCGGGGCGGCGCTGAATCCGCTGATACAGCCGATTCTCTCGGTCACGGAGCTGCTGCGGACGTCGAACTCCACGCCCCCGGCCCCCGCGCCGACTCAGCTGGAGGTCCCGTCCCGGCCCACGTCGGGCGGCTCGCCGTATCTCGGGGTCAGCGCGCCCCCGAAGTAG
- a CDS encoding preprotein translocase has translation MLDIGPLELVALVVLAVLVFGPDKLPKVIRDVSQFIRKIREFSDSAKEDIRSELGPEFKDFEFEDLNPKTFVRKHVMDSDELGLKEIRNGFDLRKEMAEVADAVNGRESDSPQGSSGASGTTPPSLSKGDSSTPDLLRKREEPSREERPPFDSDAT, from the coding sequence GTGTTGGACATAGGACCTCTCGAGCTTGTCGCGCTCGTTGTCCTTGCGGTGCTCGTCTTCGGCCCGGACAAGCTCCCGAAGGTGATTCGGGATGTCTCGCAGTTCATCCGGAAGATCCGGGAGTTCTCCGACAGCGCCAAAGAGGACATCCGCTCCGAGCTGGGGCCGGAGTTCAAGGACTTCGAGTTCGAGGACCTCAACCCCAAGACCTTCGTGCGCAAGCATGTGATGGACTCCGATGAGCTCGGCCTGAAGGAGATCCGTAACGGCTTCGACCTCCGTAAGGAGATGGCGGAGGTCGCCGACGCGGTGAACGGCCGGGAGAGTGATTCGCCGCAGGGCTCTTCAGGGGCTTCCGGCACCACCCCGCCGTCCCTGTCCAAGGGCGACTCCAGCACGCCTGACCTGCTGCGCAAGCGCGAGGAGCCGAGCCGCGAGGAGCGTCCGCCTTTCGACTCCGACGCCACTTGA
- a CDS encoding membrane protein, whose protein sequence is MDGEGVRLDRPKARRRNPLPRWDPEAFGRASERIARFLGTGRFIAWMTAFVALWLTWNILAPPRLRFDPFPFIFLTLMLSLQASYSAPLILLAQYRQADRDRVNLEQDRKRNERSIADTEFLTREIAALRTGLGEVATRDWLRDQLEDLRQEPDGGRSAPRPGAHGGPPAE, encoded by the coding sequence ATGGACGGTGAGGGCGTCCGGCTGGACCGGCCCAAGGCGCGGCGCCGCAATCCGCTGCCGCGCTGGGACCCCGAGGCGTTCGGCAGGGCGTCGGAGCGGATCGCGCGATTCCTGGGCACCGGGCGGTTCATCGCCTGGATGACCGCCTTCGTCGCCTTATGGCTGACCTGGAACATCCTGGCGCCGCCGCGACTGCGGTTCGACCCGTTCCCGTTCATCTTCCTGACGCTGATGCTCTCGCTCCAGGCGTCGTACTCCGCCCCGCTGATCCTGCTGGCCCAGTACCGCCAGGCCGACCGCGACCGCGTCAACCTCGAACAGGACCGCAAGAGGAACGAAAGGTCGATCGCCGACACCGAGTTCCTCACCCGGGAGATCGCGGCGCTGCGGACGGGCCTGGGCGAGGTCGCCACCCGCGACTGGCTCCGCGACCAGCTGGAGGACCTGCGCCAGGAGCCGGACGGCGGACGGAGCGCCCCGCGGCCCGGCGCCCACGGCGGACCCCCGGCCGAGTGA
- a CDS encoding magnesium transporter, protein MPAGAPRVFVSHLAGVAVFDPNGDQVGRVRDVVAMLRLAGRPPRVLGLVVEVIGRRRIFLPMTRVTGVESGQVITTGVLNMRRFEQRPTETLVLGELLDRTVRVVETGEPVTVLDVAMTQLPARREWEVDKVFVRRGKTGALRRRGEALTVDWSAVTGFSLEEQGQGVENLLATFEQLRPADLANVLHHLSAKRRGEVAAALDDERLADVLEELPDDDQVEILGKLKEERAADVLEAMDPDDAADLLSELPEPDKERLLDLMRPRDAADMRRLMSYEEGSAGGLMTTEPIVLRPDATIADALARVRNQDLTPALAAQVYVCRPPDQTPTGRYLGVIHFQRLLRDPPFTLVGASVDTDLPTLPPDTPLPVVAGHLATYNLLAAPVVDETGSLLGAVTVDDVLDHLLPSGWRERELYAGMALPEAADGR, encoded by the coding sequence ATGCCGGCAGGCGCCCCCCGGGTCTTCGTCTCGCATCTCGCGGGCGTCGCCGTCTTCGACCCGAACGGCGACCAGGTGGGGCGGGTGCGCGATGTCGTGGCGATGCTGCGGCTGGCCGGCCGCCCGCCGCGGGTGCTCGGCCTGGTGGTCGAGGTGATCGGCCGCCGCCGGATCTTCCTGCCCATGACGCGGGTGACCGGTGTGGAGTCCGGCCAGGTCATCACCACCGGTGTGCTCAACATGCGCCGCTTCGAACAGCGCCCCACCGAGACCCTGGTCCTCGGCGAACTGCTCGACCGCACGGTGCGGGTGGTCGAGACCGGCGAGCCGGTGACGGTCCTCGACGTGGCGATGACCCAGCTGCCCGCGCGCCGGGAGTGGGAGGTCGACAAGGTCTTCGTACGCCGCGGCAAGACCGGCGCGCTGCGCCGCCGCGGCGAGGCGCTGACCGTGGACTGGTCGGCGGTCACCGGATTCTCGCTGGAGGAGCAGGGACAGGGCGTGGAGAACCTGCTGGCCACCTTCGAGCAGCTGCGCCCCGCCGACCTGGCCAATGTGCTGCACCATCTGTCCGCGAAGCGCCGGGGCGAGGTGGCGGCGGCCCTGGACGACGAGCGGCTCGCGGACGTCCTGGAGGAGCTGCCCGACGACGACCAGGTGGAGATCCTCGGCAAGCTCAAGGAGGAGCGCGCGGCCGACGTCCTGGAGGCCATGGACCCCGATGACGCGGCCGATCTGCTCTCCGAGCTCCCCGAACCCGACAAGGAGCGGCTGCTGGACCTGATGCGCCCCCGCGACGCGGCGGACATGCGGCGGCTGATGTCGTACGAGGAGGGGTCGGCGGGCGGTCTGATGACGACCGAGCCGATCGTGCTGCGCCCGGACGCCACCATCGCGGACGCGCTCGCCCGGGTGCGCAACCAGGACCTGACGCCCGCGCTCGCCGCCCAGGTCTATGTGTGCCGCCCGCCCGACCAGACGCCCACCGGCCGCTATCTGGGCGTCATCCACTTCCAACGGCTGCTGCGCGACCCGCCGTTCACCCTCGTCGGGGCGTCCGTCGACACCGATCTGCCGACGCTGCCGCCGGACACCCCGCTGCCCGTCGTCGCCGGCCATCTGGCCACCTACAACCTGCTCGCGGCGCCCGTCGTGGACGAGACCGGCTCCCTGCTCGGCGCCGTGACGGTCGACGACGTGCTGGACCATCTGCTGCCCTCCGGCTGGCGGGAGCGCGAGCTGTACGCCGGGATGGCGCTGCCGGAGGCCGCCGATGGACGGTGA
- a CDS encoding sodium:proton antiporter, protein MATDTLPAPSEDAVRAALATVNDPEIHKPITDLGMVKSVEIAADGSVAVVVYLTVSGCPMRDTITSSVRTAVAEVEGVTGVTVELDVMSDEQRRELATSLRGGQAEREVPFAKPGSLTRVYAVASGKGGVGKSSVTVNLAAAMAADGLKVGVVDADIYGHSVPRMLGADGRPTQVENMIMPPSANGVKVISIGMFTPGNAPVVWRGPMLHRALQQFLADVYWGDLDVLLLDLPPGTGDIAISVAQLVPNAEILVVTTPQVAAAEVAERAGAIAVQTHQKIVGVVENMSGLPCPHCDEMVDVFGTGGGQVVADGLSRTTGTTVPVLGSIPIDVRLREGGDEGKPVVLTDPDSPAGSALKAIAGKIGGRQRGLAGMSLGVTPRNKF, encoded by the coding sequence ATGGCTACCGACACCCTCCCAGCACCGAGCGAAGACGCGGTACGCGCCGCGCTCGCTACGGTCAACGACCCGGAGATCCACAAGCCGATCACCGACCTCGGCATGGTCAAATCCGTCGAGATCGCGGCGGATGGCTCGGTCGCCGTGGTGGTCTACCTCACAGTCTCCGGCTGCCCGATGCGGGACACGATCACCAGCAGCGTGCGGACGGCGGTCGCCGAGGTCGAGGGTGTGACCGGGGTCACGGTCGAACTCGATGTGATGAGCGACGAGCAGCGCCGTGAGCTGGCCACCTCGCTCCGCGGCGGCCAGGCCGAGCGCGAGGTGCCCTTCGCCAAGCCCGGCTCGCTGACCCGGGTCTACGCGGTGGCCTCCGGCAAGGGCGGCGTCGGCAAGTCGTCGGTGACGGTCAACCTGGCCGCCGCGATGGCCGCCGACGGGCTCAAGGTCGGCGTGGTGGACGCCGACATCTACGGCCACTCGGTGCCCCGCATGCTGGGCGCCGACGGACGGCCCACCCAGGTCGAGAACATGATCATGCCGCCGTCGGCGAACGGCGTGAAGGTGATCTCGATCGGGATGTTCACCCCCGGGAACGCCCCGGTGGTCTGGCGCGGCCCGATGCTGCACCGCGCGCTCCAGCAGTTCCTGGCCGATGTCTACTGGGGCGACCTCGATGTGCTCCTGCTCGACCTCCCCCCGGGCACCGGCGACATCGCGATCTCCGTCGCCCAGTTGGTGCCCAACGCCGAGATCCTGGTGGTGACGACGCCGCAGGTGGCTGCCGCCGAGGTCGCCGAGCGGGCCGGTGCCATCGCCGTCCAGACCCATCAGAAGATCGTCGGCGTCGTGGAGAACATGTCCGGGCTGCCCTGCCCGCACTGCGACGAGATGGTCGACGTCTTCGGCACCGGCGGTGGCCAGGTGGTCGCCGACGGACTCAGCCGGACCACCGGCACGACGGTGCCGGTGCTGGGCTCCATCCCGATCGACGTACGGCTGCGCGAGGGCGGCGACGAGGGGAAGCCGGTCGTGCTGACCGACCCCGACTCCCCGGCGGGCAGCGCGCTCAAGGCGATCGCGGGCAAGATCGGCGGACGCCAGCGCGGCCTCGCGGGCATGTCGCTGGGCGTCACCCCGCGCAACAAGTTCTGA